One genomic segment of Actinomycetes bacterium includes these proteins:
- the deoC gene encoding deoxyribose-phosphate aldolase, giving the protein MAAIDLTGRIGEITTSDAALRRFLHGLPGVDQVGADARAADLATRSIKTTAKATALDLAISMIDLTTLEGMDTPGKVRGLCAKAMRPDPMDPTTPPVAAICVYTDMVGVAKEALRGSGVKVAAVATAFPSGRASLDVKLLDTGDAVAAGADEIDMVIDRGAFLTGRYLDVFDEIVAVKAACGAAHLKVILETGELQTYDNVRRASWLAMLAGGHFIKTSTGKIEPAATAPVTLVMLQAVRDFREATGRQVGVKAAGGIRTSKDAIRYLVLVNEIVGEDWLDPDWFRLGASSVLNDLLMQRTKLATGRYSGPDYFTLD; this is encoded by the coding sequence ATGGCCGCGATCGACCTGACCGGGCGGATCGGCGAGATCACGACGTCGGACGCCGCGCTGCGACGGTTCCTGCACGGACTCCCCGGGGTGGACCAGGTCGGCGCGGACGCCCGCGCGGCCGATCTCGCCACCCGGTCCATCAAGACCACCGCCAAGGCGACCGCCCTCGACCTGGCGATCTCGATGATCGACCTGACCACGCTCGAGGGCATGGACACCCCAGGCAAGGTGCGCGGCCTGTGCGCCAAGGCGATGCGGCCGGACCCGATGGACCCGACCACTCCCCCGGTGGCGGCGATCTGCGTCTACACCGACATGGTCGGGGTGGCCAAGGAGGCGCTGCGCGGCAGCGGGGTCAAGGTGGCCGCTGTCGCCACCGCCTTCCCGTCCGGCCGCGCGTCGCTCGACGTGAAGCTGCTCGACACCGGGGACGCCGTGGCCGCGGGCGCCGACGAGATCGACATGGTGATCGACCGGGGCGCCTTCCTCACCGGGCGGTACCTGGACGTGTTCGACGAGATCGTCGCCGTCAAGGCGGCCTGCGGGGCCGCCCACCTGAAGGTCATCCTGGAGACCGGGGAGCTGCAGACCTACGACAACGTCCGGCGGGCCTCCTGGCTGGCCATGCTGGCCGGCGGCCACTTCATCAAGACGTCCACCGGCAAGATCGAGCCGGCCGCCACGGCTCCGGTCACCCTGGTCATGCTGCAGGCGGTGCGGGACTTCCGCGAGGCCACCGGCCGGCAGGTCGGCGTGAAGGCGGCCGGCGGCATCCGCACCAGCAAGGACGCCATCCGCTACCTGGTGCTGGTCAACGAGATCGTCGGCGAGGACTGGCTGGACCCCGACTGGTTCCGGCTGGGGGCCTCCAGCGTGCTCAACGACCTGCTGATGCAGCGCACCAAGCTGGCCACCGGCCGCTACAGCGGTCCCGACTACTTCACCTTGGACTGA
- a CDS encoding GNAT family protein has translation MGSAAGREPYLRLRPQQPGEERPDTSSEWDDWNGEFDPQAASDVGRLLVEADGTVVGDVTWHAVWYGPTPGCLAWNIGIALVPAARGRGIGSRAQRMLAEYLFATTSVVRVEASTDVDNLAEQRALEAAGFRREGVQRGAQVRRDGRHDLVCYAVLRTDLPDLSG, from the coding sequence ATGGGAAGCGCAGCCGGACGGGAGCCCTACCTCCGGCTCCGGCCGCAGCAGCCGGGCGAGGAACGGCCGGACACCTCGTCGGAGTGGGACGACTGGAATGGTGAGTTCGACCCGCAGGCGGCCAGCGACGTCGGCCGGCTGCTCGTCGAGGCGGACGGCACCGTCGTGGGGGACGTGACCTGGCACGCGGTCTGGTACGGGCCGACTCCAGGCTGCCTGGCCTGGAACATCGGTATCGCCCTGGTGCCTGCCGCCCGAGGGCGGGGGATCGGCTCCCGCGCCCAGCGGATGCTGGCCGAGTACCTGTTCGCGACGACCTCCGTCGTCCGGGTCGAGGCCAGCACGGACGTTGACAACCTGGCCGAGCAGCGGGCGCTGGAGGCGGCCGGGTTTCGCCGGGAGGGTGTGCAGCGCGGCGCCCAGGTGCGCCGGGACGGTCGGCACGACCTGGTCTGCTACGCCGTCCTGCGCACCGACCTCCCCGACTTGTCAGGGTGA
- a CDS encoding phospho-sugar mutase, whose amino-acid sequence MSGDLFDTARAWLADDPDEDTRAELEALLVADEVEELADRFDGRLEFGTAGLRGPLGAGPNRMNRAVVRRTAAGLAAYVRAHGDGAVVVGYDARYKSDEFAHDTAAVMEGAGVPAMVLPHPLPTPVLAFAIRHLGCAAGVMVTASHNPAQDNGYKVYLGDGSQIVPPADAEISAAIDAVGRVSELPLGEEWTTLGDEVADAYLARVTGLVRPAGSRELSVVYTPLHGVGRALAVEAFHRAGFTDVHVVAEQADPDPDFPTVPFPNPEEPGAMDLALAAAAAKGADLVIANDPDADRCAVAVPLPDGGYRMLRGDEVGALLAVHLLDRGATGAFACSIVSSTLLGTIAADRGVRFAQTLTGFKWISRVEGLAFGYEEALGYCVDPAGVRDKDGISAALLVAELAAEQRAKGRTLLDVLDDVERRYGVHATDQLSVRVEDLSVITAAMDRLRSAPPSALGGRAVVAMDDLAQGVDGLPPTDGLRLQLEGGARVVVRPSGTEPKLKAYLEVVVPISASLAAARDAAATRIAAIKADLQSNLSG is encoded by the coding sequence ATGAGCGGCGACCTGTTCGACACGGCGCGCGCCTGGCTGGCCGACGACCCCGACGAGGACACCAGGGCCGAGCTCGAGGCGCTGCTCGTGGCCGACGAGGTCGAGGAGCTGGCCGACCGGTTCGACGGCCGGCTGGAGTTCGGCACGGCCGGGCTGCGCGGGCCGCTGGGGGCCGGCCCGAACCGGATGAACCGCGCCGTGGTCCGGCGGACCGCGGCCGGGCTGGCCGCATACGTCCGCGCGCACGGGGACGGCGCCGTGGTCGTCGGCTATGACGCCCGGTACAAGTCCGACGAGTTCGCGCACGACACGGCTGCCGTGATGGAGGGGGCGGGGGTCCCGGCCATGGTGCTGCCGCACCCGCTGCCGACCCCGGTGCTGGCCTTCGCGATCCGTCACCTCGGCTGCGCGGCCGGCGTCATGGTCACCGCGTCGCACAACCCGGCGCAGGACAACGGCTACAAGGTCTACCTGGGGGACGGCTCGCAGATCGTGCCGCCCGCGGACGCCGAGATCTCCGCGGCGATCGACGCGGTGGGGCGGGTGTCCGAGCTGCCGCTCGGGGAGGAGTGGACCACCCTCGGCGACGAGGTCGCCGACGCCTACCTTGCCCGGGTGACCGGGCTGGTCCGGCCCGCCGGGTCCCGGGAGCTGTCGGTCGTCTACACGCCGCTGCACGGGGTGGGCCGGGCGCTGGCCGTCGAGGCGTTCCACCGCGCCGGTTTCACCGACGTGCACGTGGTCGCCGAGCAGGCCGACCCGGACCCGGACTTCCCAACCGTCCCCTTCCCCAACCCGGAGGAGCCGGGGGCGATGGACCTCGCGCTGGCCGCGGCCGCAGCCAAGGGCGCGGACCTGGTGATCGCCAACGACCCGGACGCCGACCGTTGCGCGGTGGCCGTCCCGCTGCCGGACGGCGGCTACCGGATGCTGCGCGGCGACGAGGTCGGCGCGCTGCTCGCCGTCCACCTGCTGGACCGCGGTGCCACCGGGGCGTTCGCCTGCTCGATCGTCTCCTCGACCCTGCTCGGCACGATCGCGGCCGACCGCGGGGTCCGGTTCGCGCAGACCCTCACCGGGTTCAAGTGGATCTCCCGCGTCGAGGGGCTGGCGTTCGGGTACGAGGAGGCGCTCGGGTACTGCGTCGACCCGGCCGGCGTCCGGGACAAGGACGGCATCTCGGCCGCGCTGCTCGTCGCCGAGCTGGCCGCCGAGCAGAGGGCGAAGGGCCGCACCCTGCTGGACGTGCTGGACGACGTGGAGCGGCGCTACGGCGTCCACGCCACCGACCAGCTGTCGGTCCGGGTCGAGGACCTGTCGGTCATCACCGCGGCCATGGACCGGCTGCGCTCGGCACCCCCGTCGGCCCTCGGGGGGCGGGCCGTGGTAGCCATGGACGACCTCGCGCAGGGCGTCGACGGGCTGCCGCCGACGGACGGCCTGCGGCTGCAGCTCGAGGGCGGCGCGCGGGTGGTCGTGCGGCCGTCCGGCACCGAGCCCAAGCTCAAGGCCTACCTCGAGGTCGTCGTCCCGATCAGCGCGTCGCTGGCGGCCGCCCGCGACGCGGCCGCCACCCGGATCGCCGCCATCAAGGCCGACCTCCAGTCGAACCTGTCAGGGTGA
- a CDS encoding purine-nucleoside phosphorylase produces MSDPADPYAEAAAAAEVLAARTGSPTHDVAVVLGSGWVPAADLLGRTVVDLPVTDLPGFAPPAVEGHAGRVRSVTADDRRLLVFLGRTHLYEGRGPAAVVHGVRTAAAAGCRTVVLTNGCGGLDPSWTPGTPVLISDHLNLTGRSPLEGARFVDLTDLYSARLRALCRSIDPTLPEGVYAQFPGPHYETPAEIRMVAAVGGSLVGMSTALEAIAAREAGVEVLGISLVTNLAAGLSGQPLDHAEVLAAGQAAATRMGELLAQLVRQL; encoded by the coding sequence GTGAGCGATCCAGCGGACCCGTACGCCGAGGCGGCCGCAGCCGCCGAGGTGCTGGCCGCGCGGACCGGATCGCCCACGCATGACGTCGCCGTCGTGCTCGGCTCCGGCTGGGTGCCCGCGGCCGACCTGCTCGGCCGCACCGTCGTCGACCTGCCCGTGACCGACCTGCCCGGGTTCGCCCCGCCCGCCGTCGAGGGGCACGCCGGACGGGTCCGCTCGGTGACCGCCGACGACCGGCGGCTGCTGGTGTTCCTGGGCCGCACCCACCTGTACGAGGGCCGCGGCCCCGCCGCCGTCGTGCACGGCGTGCGGACCGCTGCGGCGGCCGGCTGCCGCACGGTCGTGCTCACCAACGGGTGCGGCGGGCTGGACCCGAGCTGGACGCCCGGCACCCCGGTCCTGATCAGCGACCACCTCAACCTGACCGGTCGCTCCCCCCTCGAGGGGGCGCGGTTCGTCGATCTCACCGACCTTTACTCGGCCCGGCTGCGTGCCCTGTGCCGCTCCATCGACCCGACGCTGCCCGAGGGCGTCTACGCGCAGTTCCCCGGCCCGCACTACGAGACCCCGGCCGAGATCCGGATGGTGGCGGCCGTCGGCGGGTCGCTCGTCGGGATGTCGACCGCGCTGGAGGCCATCGCGGCCAGGGAGGCAGGGGTGGAGGTCCTCGGGATCTCGCTGGTCACCAACCTGGCCGCCGGGCTGTCCGGCCAGCCGCTGGACCACGCGGAGGTGCTGGCGGCGGGCCAGGCCGCCGCGACCCGCATGGGCGAGCTGCTCGCGCAGCTCGTACGTCAGCTGTGA
- a CDS encoding gamma-glutamylcyclotransferase family protein encodes MALYAAYGSNLDPAQMGDRAPHSPPAGTGWLVGWRLTFGGEDSGWEGALATVVEEPGSQVFVMLYDVTAADERELDFWEGAELGLYRKIRVRVQTLDGEALAWLYVLDDYEGGLPSARYLGIMADAAEAAAAPADYVADLRARPCQSVGP; translated from the coding sequence ATGGCCCTGTACGCCGCCTACGGCAGCAACCTCGATCCGGCCCAGATGGGGGACCGGGCGCCGCACTCGCCGCCGGCCGGCACCGGCTGGCTGGTCGGCTGGCGGCTCACCTTCGGCGGGGAGGACAGCGGCTGGGAGGGCGCGCTGGCCACCGTGGTCGAGGAACCGGGCAGCCAGGTGTTCGTCATGCTCTACGACGTCACTGCGGCCGACGAGCGCGAGCTGGACTTCTGGGAGGGCGCCGAGCTGGGTCTGTACCGCAAGATCCGGGTCCGGGTGCAGACCCTGGACGGCGAGGCGCTGGCCTGGCTGTACGTGCTGGACGACTACGAGGGCGGCCTACCGTCGGCGCGTTACCTGGGCATCATGGCCGACGCCGCCGAGGCCGCCGCCGCTCCCGCCGACTACGTGGCCGACCTGCGGGCCCGGCCGTGCCAGTCCGTAGGTCCCTGA
- a CDS encoding NAD(P)H-quinone dehydrogenase, which yields MAQQPRAPPGGAFGAVRENAEMTRVAIIGGGPGGYEAALVAAQLGAEVTVVDRDGAGGSCVLTDCVPSKTLAATAEVMIEARDSAELGVRFGPAPATGAGLSVDLAAVNARVKRLAQAQSDDVLASVRQEGVRWVEGTGRLASSSQVVADLVGGGTETVEADVVLVATGAHPRVLPDAVPDGERILSWEQVYDLDELPRRLVVVGSGVTGAEFASAYQALGSQVVLVSSRERVLPGEDPDAARVLEDVFRRRGMEVLSRSRATSVRRTGDGVVVALADGRTVGGSHCLLAVGSVPNTEGLGLEEAGVRLGSGGFVEVDRVSRTSARGVYAAGDCTGVLMLASVAAMQGRIAMWHALGDAVTPLDRSTISSNVFTEPEIATVGVTQADVDAGRINAVVAHLPLATNARAKMQGIHEGFVKVFARSSTRIVVGGVVVAPRASELVHPLTLAVEQRLTVDEVAQTFTVYPSLSGSVAEAARQLHRS from the coding sequence ATGGCCCAGCAGCCTAGGGCTCCACCTGGCGGCGCCTTCGGCGCCGTGCGGGAGAATGCCGAGATGACCCGAGTGGCGATCATCGGCGGCGGACCCGGCGGGTACGAGGCGGCCCTGGTGGCCGCGCAGCTCGGCGCCGAGGTGACGGTGGTCGACAGGGACGGCGCCGGCGGCTCCTGCGTGCTCACCGACTGCGTGCCCAGCAAGACCCTCGCGGCGACGGCCGAGGTCATGATCGAGGCGCGCGACAGCGCCGAGCTGGGGGTCCGGTTCGGCCCGGCCCCCGCGACCGGCGCCGGCCTTTCGGTCGACCTGGCCGCGGTCAACGCGCGGGTCAAGCGGTTGGCCCAGGCCCAGTCGGACGACGTGCTGGCCAGCGTCCGGCAGGAGGGCGTGCGCTGGGTCGAGGGCACCGGGCGGCTGGCCTCGTCGTCACAGGTGGTCGCCGACCTCGTGGGCGGCGGCACCGAGACCGTCGAGGCGGACGTCGTGCTGGTGGCGACCGGGGCGCACCCGCGGGTGCTCCCGGACGCCGTGCCGGACGGGGAGCGGATCCTCAGCTGGGAGCAGGTCTACGACCTCGACGAGCTGCCGCGGCGGCTGGTGGTGGTGGGCTCAGGGGTGACCGGCGCCGAGTTCGCCTCCGCGTACCAGGCGCTCGGCTCGCAGGTCGTGCTGGTGTCCTCCCGGGAGCGGGTGCTGCCCGGGGAGGACCCGGACGCCGCCCGGGTGCTCGAGGACGTGTTCCGCCGGCGCGGCATGGAGGTGCTCTCCCGGTCGCGGGCCACCTCGGTGCGGCGGACAGGCGACGGCGTCGTCGTCGCCCTGGCCGACGGGCGGACCGTCGGGGGGTCGCACTGCCTGCTCGCCGTGGGCTCGGTGCCCAACACCGAGGGGCTCGGCCTCGAGGAGGCCGGCGTCCGGCTGGGCAGTGGTGGGTTCGTCGAGGTGGACCGGGTGTCTCGCACCTCGGCCCGCGGGGTCTACGCGGCCGGCGACTGCACCGGGGTGCTCATGCTCGCGTCGGTGGCCGCGATGCAGGGCCGGATCGCGATGTGGCACGCGCTCGGCGACGCCGTCACCCCGCTGGACCGCAGCACGATCTCCTCGAACGTCTTCACCGAGCCGGAGATCGCGACCGTCGGGGTCACCCAGGCCGACGTCGACGCCGGCCGGATCAACGCCGTGGTCGCGCACCTGCCGCTGGCGACCAACGCGCGGGCCAAGATGCAGGGTATCCACGAGGGGTTCGTGAAGGTCTTCGCGCGGTCGAGCACCCGCATCGTCGTCGGCGGCGTGGTGGTGGCACCGCGGGCCAGCGAGCTGGTGCACCCGCTCACGCTGGCCGTCGAGCAGCGGCTCACGGTGGACGAGGTGGCGCAGACCTTCACGGTCTACCCGTCGTTGTCCGGCTCGGTGGCCGAGGCGGCCCGCCAGCTGCACCGGTCCTGA